The Chitinophaga pinensis DSM 2588 region GCCCCTGCTGTCCACATTGTAATACACCTTATCGCGGACAATTACCTGTACTCAATTTGTATTGGTCGAGAAAACCGGGTAGCTTTACGCCCGAAAATCACCGGTTAATGGTTTATCATAACCAGTATTTGTATCCCTGGCATGTGAATCGAAACATTTATCCGAACGAAAGACTAACAGATCAGCAGAAAAAACCGGTGGGATATTTTGTATTTCATAATAATAAGTGGCAACTTGTCAATCAAACGCTTACATCATTGAAAGACGTGACCGAAGGGAAAGATATTCCGGTGAACTCGATGGTGGAGCTGACGGACAATAAACAGCTGCTGCTGTCTCAGGAAGAAGGGGGACGGCTTGTTGTGGTACAACTCGTAAACAATTAGTCTATCAACAAAAAACAAGAAAATAACAAACAACTATGCAAATCGCTGAAATGTTCCAGCAGATCATGGATAACCCGATCCCGGCGTTACTGATCGTTGGAAACCTGATTATTATTGAAAGCCTGTTGTCGGTGGATAATGCGGCTGTACTGGCTACAATGGTAATGGACCTGCCTAAGGATCAACGTAACAGAGCCCTGAAATATGGTATTATCGGAGCTTACGTCTTCCGTGGTATCTGTCTGCTGTTTGCGTCTCTCCTCATTAAAGTATGGTGGCTGAAACCAATCGGTGGTCTTTATCTCCTGTACCTGACCTTTGACTATTTTAAAAAGAAAGCAGAGAAGTCCCGGGCTGAAAAAGCTGGCGTTGTAGAAGAAGAAGCGGAGGAAATTGACAAAAGCCAGAACTGGTTGTATAAATCTACTATCGGCTGGATGGGTCAGTTCTGGGCTACAGTAGCGCTGGTAGAAATTATGGACCTCGCTTTCTCTATCGATAACGTATTTGCAGCAGTTGCGTTCAGTGATAATATCGTACTGATCTGGACCGGCGTATTTATCGGTATCCTGGCGATGCGTTTTGTAGCGCAGGGTTTCGTACGTCTGATGGAAAAGTATCCTTTCCTGGAAACAGCCGCATTCCTGGTAATCGGTGTACTGGGTATCAAACTGATGCTGGCTATTTACGAACATTTCTTCCCGGAAACAGCTGCTTCCAAATTCCTGGAAAGCCATGAAGCTGACTGGGCGACTTCCATCATCACAGTGTCTATCTTCCTGATTCCTATCATCACAAGTGCACTGTTCAACTACCCTAAAAAACATAAGGTAGAAGCAAAAGCTGAATAGTATTTAACAGATACACCCAACAGCAACATATTAAAAAGGACCAGCCAATCGCTGGTCCTTTTGCTTTGGTAACAAGTGCTCACCCGTTACTTAAGCAGAAATGTAGATAGTATGTGTCAGATCATACCCCCCTGTGGTTGTGTTGGCAGTCAGCGTTGCCAGTTCATTGTCCAGTGAATCCATAATAATATTGTCCTGTGCATTCGTCATGGAATTCTGTCCATGTGCACTATATAATGAGGTCTTATAAACCGCTGTGTTGATCGTATCCGGAAAAGCAATCTGCGTGGTCAGTTTCAGTGAACTATCTACATAGATCTGCGCATGTATGTGTGTGACACGACCTGTATACCAACCCGGATAAACAGACATGAATTTTACCCGGCCGTTGCTATCGCTATATTGTAAACCTCTGCAGAATACCAGTGCGCTGTTGTCCTGTGTACCCAGATATCCTGTATTACTATAACCGGAATAGTATCCATCCTTATCACAATGCCAGATGTCCACACGTGCATTGCTAACTACATTACAACTGTCCTTTACATTGCGTACCGTGATGGTAATACTTAATGGGAGACCCGTTTTACCATCTGTAATATCTACGCGCTGAATGGAGGAACCTCTGCTTTTATACAGCGGATACGGTCCGTCAGTTTCTGTATCTGTTACGGTACAGGAACCGCCTTCTGTATCTGTGCCTGTTGTTGTATCTGTATCCGTACTGGTTGTATCATTATCTTTTCCGCACGCATTCAGTATTGGTACGATGGAAGCGAGGCCCAGTATGCCCATCCCGTTTCTGAGAAAATCTTTTCTTTCCATTGTGAGTTGGTTTAGTCAGTGATATAACTGCGTTACCCATACAAATATTTCCCTATTACGGCACATGGCCATAAGATTGAGGTAAAGGGAGTATTTGTTGCGGTAAACGCGTTACTGTTGCCTGAACTGACTAAAGAAAGCCGTCTCGTAACTGCTGCTGACAGGTATTTCGTGTCCGGCAATATGAATGGTTTTATTGCGTACCTGTTCCACCCGGTCGAGCGCGACGATAAAAGATCTGTGCACACGAATGAATGATTGTGGCGGTAGTTTTTCCAGCAAGGCTTTCATTGTCATTCTGACGATGAGTGGTGCCTGTTGATGCAGGTGTATTTTCAGGTAATCGTCCAATCCTTCAATGAAGAGTATTTCATTCAATTGTACTCTTGTGAGTCCGTAGTCGACCCTGAATACAAGCGGAGGCGTAGCCGCGGGCTGCGTATGCCGGGATTGTATAAGCTGTTGTGCTTTTTGCACGGCTTGTTGGAAGCGTTCGAATGTAAAAGGCTTCAGCAGATAATCGACGGCATTCAGATTAAATCCTTCTACCGCATATTCCGCGTGTGCGGTAGTAAAGATGACCATGGCTTCCTGCTGTAAGGAGCGATAGAAATCAGTGCCTGTAACAGAAGGCATATTGATATCAAGAAACAGCAGATCAACGGGATATTTCCCGATATGCTTTAATGCATCTGCCGGTACGTTGAACGTTTTCTGTAATTGTATACCCTCTACTTCTGAACAGAAATTTTCAATGAGTTTCAGCGCCGGTAATTCGTCGTCTATGGCGATCGCTTGTATGGTCATGATAATTGTAATGAGAGAGATACTTCAAAATAAGTTGCTTCATCTTTGATCACCAGCGTATGGCTGGCAGGATATAGCAGTTGCAGGCGTTTGCACGTGTTTTCCAGACCTATACCACCTTCTGTTTCCGGCAATTCCTTTATGGTCACCTTGTTATTAAATGCAGAAAAATGAAGTCGATTTTCCAGTATGTTCACAGTTATTTTAATGTCGGTATTTTCAGCTGCGTTGACGCCATGTTTGAATGCATTTTCAACGAACGAGATCAGTATCAACGGCGCAATCAGTTGGCCGGTAGCCTGTCCTGTTACTGTAAAGGACAGGGGAAGCTGATCGCCGAAACGCATTTTCTGTAATTCGATATAATTACGCAGATAGTCGATTTCTCTGGATAGCGGCACCAGTTGGTGCCCGGCGTCGCTGATCACATAACGCATCATTTGTGATAGTTTGACGACAGCTGTTCCTGTCTGATCTGATTTTTCAACAGCCAGCGAATAGATTGTATTCAGGATATTGAACAGAAAATGTGGATTGATCTGTGCTTTCAGATAAGATAACTCTGCATTGAGTTTTTCTTTTTCTGTTTGTCGCCATCGGTCCGTAATGCGGAGTATCAGGGAAAAAAAGAATACCGCCAGAAACAGGAATACCTGGTGTCCGATATCCAGTAAAATAGAACGGGATACCGGATGGTGATTATACTGTGGCAGGGCGCCTGGGCCCATACCAGGAGGAGGTTGAGGAGAAAAAGACCTGTCCGGAAGCGATGGATGATCGTTCCCTTGACGGCTCATTTCGTCTGCCTGTTCCATCGGAGAGTGCTGCATTTCGTGTGGATGCCTGTCAGAAGGCATCGGCATGGGATTATTGGCGGGCCACTCGTAACCTTCCCGCGGAGGACCGCCTCTGAAGTCCACCAACATATTGGGTAAGAGTACAATGATTGTGAAACAGATCAGCGAAATGAGGAAGAATGCCAGATATTTCCGACGGAAGTAATACTGTGGGATCAGGACGAAATAGTTGAAATAGAAGAACAGCAGGATGACCAGGTATACCAGGAAATCTTTCAGGGCAGGTGGGTATCTCCACAGGTCTGACAGATTGCTGGCATCCGGTGAGAATACGATTGGTAGTGCCAGAAAGATCACGCAACCGGTAATATGTATAAGCACCTGACTAACTCTTCCTTTCATAATGAGGAGATTCTGGTTATTACAAATGTAGGCAATCATTTAAATCGCCTTATTTTTGCGTCATGATAAAACGAATATTCGGGTTATGCATCCTGGTGCCTCAGCTGTTACACGCTCAATTACCGGAAAAGAACTACCCTCAGGGGTATTTCCGCAATCCGCTGAACGTGCCTATCCAACTGGCGGGTAATTATGGAGAGCTTCGTCCCAATCACTTTCACGCGGGCATTGATATTAAGACCCAGCAACAGGAAAACCTGCCCGTATATGCAGCGGCAGATGGCTATGTCAGCAGGATCGGCGTTTCTCATACAGGGTATGGCAACATCGTCTACATCACCCACCCGAACGGGTATACCACTACATATGGTCACCTGAACCGTTTTTTCCCGGCGTTGGAGCAGTATGTAAAGCAACAGCAATATGCGGCAGAGAGCTGGGCTACCGACCTGAAGATCCCTGCAGACAAGTTTCCTGTTAAAAAAGGAGAGTTCATTGCCTGGAGCGGTAATACCGGTGGTTCTGCTGGTCCGCATGTGCACTTTGAGGTCAGAGATACACATACAGAGAAGCCGCTGAACCCATTGCTGTTCGGTTTCGATATTCCCGATACGAAAGCGCCTGAAGTAACCAGGATAGCGATTTATGACATGGACAGAAGTGTCTATGACCAGACGCCACTGATACTGCCGGTAAAGAAAGTAGAAGGCGAGTATGTAACCGTCACGCCTGTAGTGAAGGTGAGGGCTGCCGTTGCGGGTATCGGCCTGAATGCGGTAGACCGTATGAGCAATGCGCCTAACAGCTACGGTATCTATGAAGTGGTGATGTTTGATAAGGATGTGCCTAACAGTGGCTTCCAGATCGATAACATTGGCTTTGACGAGTCCAGGTATATCAACGCGCATGTGGACTACAAGTTGAAAAAAGGTGGTGGTCCGTGGATGCAGCTGCTGTTCTCCGTACCAGGCAACAAGCTCGGTATCTATAAGGATGTGCAGGGAGACGGTACCATTGACCTGTCAGACGGCACCCCCCATCCGGTAAAATTGCTGGTAAAGGATGCCTATGGCAATTCTACGACTGTCAAGTTCTCTTTGCAGCAGAGCGGAGAGGCAATAGAGCCGACCAAATGTGCCAATACGATGTTTGCTGAATCCAGGAATATCTTTGAAAACAACCAGGTAGAGTTTTCACTGGATGAAGAAGCGTTATACGATAGGATCTGCTTTAATTATGCAGAGATCGCGGCAGGAGAGAAGTCTAAATCAGTTTCCTCTATTTTCAGGCTGCATACGGCATTAATACCGATACACGACTACTTTACCCTGCGTATTAAGCCTGACAGAGCGATTCCTGCGGCACTGCAAAACAAGGTAGTAATGATCCGTGAAGGGCTGGGAGAGACCATTGTGGGTACCAAGCTGGATAATGGCTGGTATACGGGGGAGTTCAGAGAATTGGGTAACTTCCACCTGGAAGTGGACACCGTGATGCCTAAAATCGCTTTACTGGGCGGTGTTAAGAATGGTGCAAACCTAGCGAAGGCAGCCAGACTGTCTTTTACCATCAGCGACAATTCTGGTATCAAAGCCTACAAGGCTGAACTGGATGGAAAATGGCTGATGTTCTCCCGTAAAGGCAATACAATCACTTATACATTTGATGAGCATTGTAAAGCCGGTAAACACAGTCTGCGTTTACTGGTGACCGACCTTGCTGGTAATACAAAAGAGCAGACCATTACTTTTACAAGATAGAAAGCACGGAGTAAAGAATGACACATTTGAAAGAAGGGGACAAAGCGCCCATATTCAAGGGCATTGACCAGGAAGGAAAGCAGGTATCCCTGACAGATCTGAAAGGAAAGAAAGTGATCCTCTATTTTTATCCGAAAGACATGACGCCGGGGTGTACAGCCCAGGCATGTAACCTGAGAGATAATTACCAGGCCTTGCTGAAAAAGGGATTTGCAGTAGTAGGCGTCAGTACGGACAGCGAGAAAAGGCATCAGAAGTTTACCGAGAAATATGAGCTGCCTTTCCCCTTACTGGCAGACGAGGACAGAATGATACATACACAGTATGGCGTGTGGGGAGAGAAGAAGTTCATGGGACGCATTTTTGACGGCACACATCGTACGACTTTCCTGATCAACGAAAAGGGTGTGATTGATAAGATTATCGTGAAGCCTGATACAAAGAATCATACAGAAGAGATCCTTGAGATCTGGCAATAAGCGAAAGCAGATAAGCTACTGGTAAAATAAAAAAGCCCTCCTGGAACCAGGAGGGCTTTTTGTATGCACTGTTTCCAGCACTATCTTTTCTGGCGTTGTTTCTTGAACAGCTGACCAGTTTTGAACTTGTTACCTTCAGGGCTACCCACACGGTCCATTGCACAACGGAAACCTACTGTGTTAGTCGCCATATCTTCCTGCATGTAGCGACGTGCACCTGGAGACAGCCAGTAAGCGCGGTCGTTCCAGCTACCACCTTTTACAACGTGAGATTTGTCGTTGATCAGGGAAGTGATACCGTAACCATATTCTACGTTAGACAGGGAGTCACCATCAAGGTAGTTGATAACATCACCTTTCTGGTAGTTCAGACGGTTAGCACTTTCTTCGTCAGTTACGTCACGCATTTTCAGGTGACCCAGGCTATCTTTTTCAGGCTCGCTTTCGCCATTCATATAGGTAGTCTGGAATTTGTTACCACGGAAGTAGTTGAAGTCATCACCGTCGATGGGGTTCAGCGGACGATAAACGTCCAGTACCCACTCGCTCACGTTACCTGACATGTTATAGATACCGAAAGTGTTCGGGAAGAATGCTATTACAGGACCAGGGATAGATGCACGGTCATTCAGACCACCTGCCATACCCATGTTATCACCGGAACCACGTTTGAAGTTCGCCAGGAACTGACCTTGCCATGCACCACGGCGGATATCTCTCAGACCGCTGTTGTTGGTACCCCAGGAATAAACCTGTTTGTTCATGATCAACTCCTCACCACGTTTACCTTCTTTCTTAGAAGGGCCAGGGTTCTGACCGATGTAACCGAGTGCCGCGTATTCCCATTCAGCTTCTGTCGGGAGGCGGTAGTTTGGTAACATTACACCATCTTCGAACTGAGCGGTACGAGGAGAACCATCTGCGTTTCTGAACTGCTCCTTGGTAGATTTTGACATTTTACCAGGGATACCTTCATAAAGACCCGCAGTATATGCTTTGGTATCGAAGGTGTTGTCGTCAGACTGGTTTTTCATATCATTCTGAGACAGCAGACCTTTATCGATCAGCATTTTTTCGTTCACACGGTTGGAACGCCATTTACAATAGTCAACGGCCTGTTTCCAGTTCACACCTACTACCGGATAATCGTTGTAGGCAGGGTGACGGAAGTAGTATTCTACGAGTGGCTCATTGTAAGCCAATTCGCTACGCCATACCAGGGTGTCCGGTAAAGCTTTGCGGTATACGTCAGGGAAGGATTCATCGTACATACGGCGTAACCAGTAGAGGTACTCGCGGTAGTGAACGTTTGCCACTTCCGTTTCATCGATGTAGAAGGAAGAAACAGTAATACGTCTAGGGATGTTATTCCAGTCAGCCATTACGTCCTGTTCAGTCGCTCCCATGGCGAAGGTACCGCCCTGCACGAAAACAAGACCCGGACCAGTCTGCTGGTCCTTATTTTTGGCCACACTGAAACCACCCATCTTAGGATCATTGTAATTCCAGCCAGTAGCAGAGGATTTCTCCTTTTTCTTGCCAAATGAACATGCGGACATTGACAGAATTATACTGGCGCCTAAGAGCATTGAGACAGAGGTTAATCTATGCATGCGATTCAGCTTTTTTATTTGATGTTATTGGTAAACGCAAATGTAGGATATTTTATTTTATAGTAAAAATAATTAATCTGTAAGCGTTCACCGGTTTGTAGAGTTTATAATATTGATAATCAGTTGATTGTATTTCTTACGACGGGCTGAACTACGTATTAAGTTAATCTTAACTGTAATCCCTGCCAATGGCTTTCTGGTGGTTGCTGGTAGTAGGTGGCGTTGGTTTTATGATTCATAGATATATGGTTACTACATACATATCACTCCATTACTTCCTTTTTTGCGATCCCCCGGGTACGTAAATATACGAATTTCCTGTTCCGGTTATCAGTCCCTTTCATTCATCTTTTATTTCATCGGCTACAGGCAGCAACTACCGCTAATAGAACGCTGCAATACGACTACTTATTATACCCAGCGGAAATACTATGTCATAAAATGTCCCGCCTGTGTATCTTCACATGTTATAAAAAGCTGAAATACAATTAGGCTGTCCCATGCAGACATTTCGTGACAACTGTCCTATTGGCTGATTTCGCCCTATAAATATATTTTATAATTATTATGTTTGCGCAAATAACCACTATGAAGCTAACCGTCTTCTTCTGTTTATTACTTGCCTGTTACCTGCCGGTAGCGGGAGCTAATGGGAGAGGTGGACCTTACGCTGCACATTCAGTGCTTTCCCAAGGGAGCTGGTATAAGCTCGGTGTAACCCGGGAAGGCATCTACAAAATAGATAAGTCTCTGCTCAACGGAATCGGTATCAGCGGGAGTCTCAGTGAAGTAAGATTATATGGTACTGGCGGACAAATGTTGCCTGAAAGCAATGCTGTCAGCAGACACGACGATTTGCCGGAGGTTGCCCTTCTGGAGCAGGAAGATGCGCTGTTTTTTTATGCGCCGGGTCCTCACAGCTGGCAATACCAGGGAGGAAATTTTACGCGGAGCACAAACCTGTATACTGATACTGCCTGGTATTTTGTAACTGTAGTAAGCGGTCGGGGAAAAAGAGTAGCCCGGGATATGAGTACACCTGCTGCCACTGTTACCGTCAACAGCTATGATTACCGTGTATGGCATGAGAGCGATAGCATCAATTTCCTGAGCAGTGGTAAACAATGGTGGGGTACTAATTTCAGTAGCGTAAAGCCTTCTTTGGGTCTTTCATTTCCAATGGAACAGGCGCCTACCTCACTGAAAGTAGGGCTAAGGGTAGCTGCCAGAGGGACCAGTACCAGCAGATTTTCCTTGAAGATTGGGAATAGTGTCGTCGGTACGCTTAATTTATCGCCTGTAAGTGGCAATATATTTGAATCCTTTGCAGCGGTGGCCTCAGGCTATTATACCGCTGGTTATACAGGTGATATATTACCTGTTGAACTTACATTCACACCTGGTGGTGGCGGTGCGCAGGGATGGCTGGATTATGTGAGTGTACAGGCACGTTATCCCTTGAAAAAAGGAGGGTTGGATCAGCTGTTTTTCCGCGATGCAATATCTGTCGCTCCGGGGCAGACAGCACAGTATCGCATCAGAGAGGCGAATAGCGCGACAGTCGTACTGGATGTGACAACACCATTATCACCGGTACGGCTCAATACACAGCTGACAGGTACGATGCTCACGTTTTCAAGAGATTGCAGCACATTGCATGAATATGTGGCATTTGACGGAAAACAGGACCTGCCGCTTATTAAGGGCGGAGTAGTACCTAATCAGGACTTACACGACATCAATGGCACAAATATGCTGATAGTGACCACTCCGTCTTTGCGAACAGCAGCCTCCAAACTGGCTGCCTGGCATGGTACACATGATGGGCTGAACGTGAGAGTGGTAACGGTGAATGAGATCTATAACGAATTTGCTTCCGGTACGCCGGATCCTACGGCAATCAGGGACTTTGTGAAGATGTGTCATGACCGTGGAGGACTGCAATACCTGTTATTATTCGGAGATGCCTCCTACGACTATAAAAACAGGATAGCAGGTAATACGAACATGATACCTACCTGGCAAAGCACCATCTCTACAGATCCTGTATATGCCTATCCTTCAGATGACTTCTTTGGTTTTCTGGATGATGCAGATGATATCAATGATAACGGCAGAGTAAATCTGCTGGATGTAGCAATAGGCAGATTGCCGGTACAACAGCCTTCACAGGCAGAAGTTGTGGTGAATAAGATCATTGGATATAATGTGCCGGCTAACTATGGTCGCTGGCAGCAACATATCACTATTGTGGCAGATGACGGTGATGATAACCTGCATCTGCAGGACGCAGAAAGTATGAGCCAGATAGTGAGTACGCAATGGCCGGCAGGCAATATCAAAAAGATATACCTGGATGCCTATCCGAAAATAGCAGATCCAGGCGGTAGCCGATATCCGGCAGTCAATACTGCTATTGCAGAAGATCTTTTTGACGGAACGCTGATATGGAACTATACGGGCCATGGTAGCTATTCCCGGCTGGCAGAAGAGGTCATATTGGAAGAAAGTTCTTTGGATACCTGGAAAAATGGTGGCAGACTGCCGTTGTTTATCACTGCAACGTGCGATTTTGCACCTTTTGATAACCCGGCCTATGTTTCCCTGGGAGAAAAGTTGTTGCTGAAGGAGCAGGGTGGCGGTATCGCCTTGATGACCACTACAAGAACAGTATTCTCTGCTTCCAACAAGGTAATGAATGCTAACTATCTGGAAAGGCTGCTGACACCCCATGAAGATGGTCGTATGCCAACATTGGGAGAAGCGGCTATGCTGGCGAAGAATAAAACATCTGCTACGCTCATTGACATTCCTAACAACCGGAAGTTTCAGTTGCTGGGGGATCCTGCGCTGACGCTGGCTTTTCCGCAGTATCACGTGGTGACTGATTCTATCAATGGGAAAGCTGTTGGTGATATTCCTGATACGCTGAAAGCTATGGGTAAATATACGGTGAAAGGTCACCTGGAAGATGAACAGGGCATACGGCAGGATAGTTACAAGGGTACCTTGTATACCACTGTGTATGATAAACCTGCTTTGCAGTATACATTGGGCAATGATGCAGGTAGCACCAAAGCAGCTTATTACCAGCGTCAGAATATCCTTTATCGTGGCCAGCAGAGCGTTCAGAATGGGTGGTTCTCCTGCACATTTGTAGTGCCGGCAGATATCGATTACCAGTCAGGCGCTGGTGCATTGAGTTTCTATGCGGCTAACAGTATTATGGCGGCAGGTGGCGTCTACACCGGTGTGCAGATAGGCGGTACGGCTGATGGTATTGAACAAGATCAGTCGGGACCTGTTATTAAAGCATATCTGGACAATGAGTATTTCCGCAATGGAGGGCTGACTGCTGAGAATCCGGTACTGTTGTTGCATCTGAAGGATGATCAGGGCATCAATACTTCCGGTTATGGAATAGGGCATGATCTGATCGCGACACTGGACAATGATGAAGGGCAGTATTACATACTGAATAACTTCTTCGAAGCCACAACAGACAGCTACCAGGAAGGCCATGTGCGGTTCCCGTTGTACAATCTTACAGAAGGTCCGCATACAATGTCCATCAGGGCCTGGGATACGCATAATAACTCAGGTAAGGCCACATTGCAGTTCCGGGTGATAAAGTCATCCGGGATGACGGTAGGAAAAGCCAGCTGTTATCCTAATCCGTTTCACGACCAGACACAGTTCACGTTTGAGCATAATCAACAGAACCAGGTACTGGATGTAATCGTGCGGATCTATACGATAACAGGGCAACAAATAAAAACTATGCGTCATACAATAAATGATGGTGGTAGCCGTTATGTAGGGGCATCCTGGGATGGAACCAACGATTCCAAAGCAAGGGTGCCGCCTGGAATGTATATATATAGTATTTTGGTAACAGCGAATGGTAAAACATCGATTTTAGGCGGAAAAGTATCTGTATTTTAACCTATGCATCAAAATGCAAAAACTAAATTCGCACGTCCCTTACCAGGCCCCTGTTATTGAACATATTGAATTTCGTACTATTTTTACAACTCGTTCTAAACACTATTGCATGTATAATTGCATGATCAGAAAGGTGACTATCAACCTTGTCTTTATTTGTTGCATCCTATTTTCTCTGTCAACGAGTGCTCAGATTGGATCTGGTCAGCTCGATGGTCGAACAAACACTATTAATACAGCCGTACCTTTCCTGCGTATTTCCCCAGATGCAAGGGCTGGCGCAATGGGTGATGCAGGTATTGCCACATCTCCGGATGCGAATTCCATGTACTGGAACCTTTCCAAGGTGGCTTTTGCAAAATCCCGCTCCAATATCTCTGTTACCTACACCCCATGGTTAAAGGAACTGGTGAATGACGTATTTCTGGCTAACCTGTCTGGTTATTACCAGCTGGATGAAATGCAGACCGTCTCCGCTTCATTACGTTATTTCTCATTAGGTACTATCAACTTTACTGATATTACCGGTATGCCAACATATGATTATCGTCCACGTGAATTTGCTTTTGATGCAGGTTATGCACGTAAGTTATCTGATAACTTCTCTGTAGCCCTGGCCGGACGTTATATCTACTCCAATCTTGCCAGCGGCGATATCAATGGCCGTGTGA contains the following coding sequences:
- a CDS encoding peptidoglycan DD-metalloendopeptidase family protein — translated: MIKRIFGLCILVPQLLHAQLPEKNYPQGYFRNPLNVPIQLAGNYGELRPNHFHAGIDIKTQQQENLPVYAAADGYVSRIGVSHTGYGNIVYITHPNGYTTTYGHLNRFFPALEQYVKQQQYAAESWATDLKIPADKFPVKKGEFIAWSGNTGGSAGPHVHFEVRDTHTEKPLNPLLFGFDIPDTKAPEVTRIAIYDMDRSVYDQTPLILPVKKVEGEYVTVTPVVKVRAAVAGIGLNAVDRMSNAPNSYGIYEVVMFDKDVPNSGFQIDNIGFDESRYINAHVDYKLKKGGGPWMQLLFSVPGNKLGIYKDVQGDGTIDLSDGTPHPVKLLVKDAYGNSTTVKFSLQQSGEAIEPTKCANTMFAESRNIFENNQVEFSLDEEALYDRICFNYAEIAAGEKSKSVSSIFRLHTALIPIHDYFTLRIKPDRAIPAALQNKVVMIREGLGETIVGTKLDNGWYTGEFRELGNFHLEVDTVMPKIALLGGVKNGANLAKAARLSFTISDNSGIKAYKAELDGKWLMFSRKGNTITYTFDEHCKAGKHSLRLLVTDLAGNTKEQTITFTR
- a CDS encoding intradiol ring-cleavage dioxygenase, with the translated sequence MERKDFLRNGMGILGLASIVPILNACGKDNDTTSTDTDTTTGTDTEGGSCTVTDTETDGPYPLYKSRGSSIQRVDITDGKTGLPLSITITVRNVKDSCNVVSNARVDIWHCDKDGYYSGYSNTGYLGTQDNSALVFCRGLQYSDSNGRVKFMSVYPGWYTGRVTHIHAQIYVDSSLKLTTQIAFPDTINTAVYKTSLYSAHGQNSMTNAQDNIIMDSLDNELATLTANTTTGGYDLTHTIYISA
- a CDS encoding LytR/AlgR family response regulator transcription factor is translated as MTIQAIAIDDELPALKLIENFCSEVEGIQLQKTFNVPADALKHIGKYPVDLLFLDINMPSVTGTDFYRSLQQEAMVIFTTAHAEYAVEGFNLNAVDYLLKPFTFERFQQAVQKAQQLIQSRHTQPAATPPLVFRVDYGLTRVQLNEILFIEGLDDYLKIHLHQQAPLIVRMTMKALLEKLPPQSFIRVHRSFIVALDRVEQVRNKTIHIAGHEIPVSSSYETAFFSQFRQQ
- a CDS encoding sensor histidine kinase, yielding MKGRVSQVLIHITGCVIFLALPIVFSPDASNLSDLWRYPPALKDFLVYLVILLFFYFNYFVLIPQYYFRRKYLAFFLISLICFTIIVLLPNMLVDFRGGPPREGYEWPANNPMPMPSDRHPHEMQHSPMEQADEMSRQGNDHPSLPDRSFSPQPPPGMGPGALPQYNHHPVSRSILLDIGHQVFLFLAVFFFSLILRITDRWRQTEKEKLNAELSYLKAQINPHFLFNILNTIYSLAVEKSDQTGTAVVKLSQMMRYVISDAGHQLVPLSREIDYLRNYIELQKMRFGDQLPLSFTVTGQATGQLIAPLILISFVENAFKHGVNAAENTDIKITVNILENRLHFSAFNNKVTIKELPETEGGIGLENTCKRLQLLYPASHTLVIKDEATYFEVSLSLQLS
- a CDS encoding SUMF1/EgtB/PvdO family nonheme iron enzyme; the protein is MSACSFGKKKEKSSATGWNYNDPKMGGFSVAKNKDQQTGPGLVFVQGGTFAMGATEQDVMADWNNIPRRITVSSFYIDETEVANVHYREYLYWLRRMYDESFPDVYRKALPDTLVWRSELAYNEPLVEYYFRHPAYNDYPVVGVNWKQAVDYCKWRSNRVNEKMLIDKGLLSQNDMKNQSDDNTFDTKAYTAGLYEGIPGKMSKSTKEQFRNADGSPRTAQFEDGVMLPNYRLPTEAEWEYAALGYIGQNPGPSKKEGKRGEELIMNKQVYSWGTNNSGLRDIRRGAWQGQFLANFKRGSGDNMGMAGGLNDRASIPGPVIAFFPNTFGIYNMSGNVSEWVLDVYRPLNPIDGDDFNYFRGNKFQTTYMNGESEPEKDSLGHLKMRDVTDEESANRLNYQKGDVINYLDGDSLSNVEYGYGITSLINDKSHVVKGGSWNDRAYWLSPGARRYMQEDMATNTVGFRCAMDRVGSPEGNKFKTGQLFKKQRQKR
- a CDS encoding TerC family protein yields the protein MQIAEMFQQIMDNPIPALLIVGNLIIIESLLSVDNAAVLATMVMDLPKDQRNRALKYGIIGAYVFRGICLLFASLLIKVWWLKPIGGLYLLYLTFDYFKKKAEKSRAEKAGVVEEEAEEIDKSQNWLYKSTIGWMGQFWATVALVEIMDLAFSIDNVFAAVAFSDNIVLIWTGVFIGILAMRFVAQGFVRLMEKYPFLETAAFLVIGVLGIKLMLAIYEHFFPETAASKFLESHEADWATSIITVSIFLIPIITSALFNYPKKHKVEAKAE
- the bcp gene encoding thioredoxin-dependent thiol peroxidase; translated protein: MTHLKEGDKAPIFKGIDQEGKQVSLTDLKGKKVILYFYPKDMTPGCTAQACNLRDNYQALLKKGFAVVGVSTDSEKRHQKFTEKYELPFPLLADEDRMIHTQYGVWGEKKFMGRIFDGTHRTTFLINEKGVIDKIIVKPDTKNHTEEILEIWQ